In a genomic window of Capillibacterium thermochitinicola:
- a CDS encoding glycosyl hydrolase family 18 protein has product MRRSLKLLLIPSILILLLFSFASQAAALNKNIVGYFIEWGIYGAHDYYEVGHIPWSKVTHINYAFAVIRNGEIALFDSWAAVEKPFEDDTWDTPIRGNFGRLIHYKSLYPNVKTLISVGGWTESTYFSDVALTEASRNKFADSCVRFIRQYQFDGIDIDWEYPCGGGHPSNISRPEDKQNFNLLLQTLRQKLNQAGQQDGKYYMLTIAAPAGYSNIQNQEPNVYHQYLDFINLMTYDYNGAWSNLTNHLAPLYMNPNDPTASPQKELFNIDATVNQYLNLGVPAHKLNLGIPYYSRGWANVTGGQNGLFASANGAPMGKWDDGTSGPTGSNPLYIIYENYETNPAYQKFRDQYAKVPWLYSPSQRIMYTYDDPTSVTEKVNYVKAKGLGGVMFWEFSGDYPGPAGTGRVGSNMTSLIYNLLSTGGGPTPTPTPTPSQGPTPTPTPTPTPGSSQYPAWDPNTVYVRGDRVTHKGKVWEAQWWTQGEEPGTTGEWGVWREVGSGGPTPTPTPTPGQGPTPTPTPTPTPTPTPTPVSGVQPWQPNVYYKVGDLVSYQGAVYSCRQPHTSLVGWEPPNVPALWELYAGGGPTPTPTPTPTPTPTPSQGPTPTPTPTPTPPQTGIPGKILIGYWHNFDNGSTVIKLRDVSKKFDVIDVAFAEPTSPDCWMSFTPFNATVQEFKSDIAYLKSLGKKVVISIGGANATIELTNSTRKQNFINSMISIIETYGFDGLDIDLEGSSLSLNPGDTDFRNPTTPKIYNLIDAVRQIANHFGSNFVLTMAPETAYVQGGYGNYGGPWGAYLPVIYALRDKLTFIHVQHYNSGSMIGLDGRSYSQGTADFHVAMTEMLLQGFPVAGNPNNVFPALRQDQVAFGIPACPSAAGGGYTNPTEVKKALDYIIKGIPFGGSYQLRNPAGYPNFRGLMTWSINWDAASNYEFSNNYRAYFDSLK; this is encoded by the coding sequence ATGAGGAGAAGCCTAAAATTACTATTGATCCCAAGCATCCTGATTTTGCTCTTGTTTTCTTTCGCAAGTCAGGCGGCAGCCCTCAATAAGAACATCGTAGGTTACTTTATCGAATGGGGTATCTACGGTGCCCATGATTATTACGAAGTGGGTCATATCCCCTGGAGCAAAGTCACCCATATCAACTACGCCTTTGCGGTCATTCGTAATGGGGAGATCGCCCTCTTCGACTCTTGGGCGGCGGTGGAGAAACCCTTCGAAGATGACACCTGGGATACCCCGATTCGTGGCAACTTTGGCCGTTTGATTCATTATAAATCATTGTATCCCAACGTGAAAACTTTGATCTCCGTCGGGGGATGGACCGAGTCTACATACTTCTCGGATGTGGCATTGACGGAAGCTTCCCGTAACAAATTTGCCGACAGTTGCGTCCGGTTCATTCGGCAGTACCAATTTGACGGTATCGACATCGATTGGGAGTACCCTTGTGGCGGCGGACATCCTTCGAACATCAGCCGCCCCGAGGACAAGCAGAACTTTAACCTGTTGCTCCAAACTCTGCGCCAGAAGTTGAATCAAGCCGGCCAGCAAGACGGGAAGTACTATATGTTGACTATCGCGGCGCCTGCCGGTTACAGCAACATCCAAAATCAGGAACCCAATGTTTATCACCAGTATTTAGACTTTATCAACCTGATGACCTACGACTACAACGGTGCGTGGTCGAACTTAACCAACCATTTGGCGCCCCTCTACATGAATCCGAACGACCCAACCGCTTCGCCCCAGAAAGAACTCTTCAATATTGACGCCACGGTCAATCAGTACTTAAACCTGGGTGTACCGGCGCACAAATTGAATCTGGGTATCCCCTATTACTCACGGGGTTGGGCTAATGTCACTGGCGGACAGAACGGTCTGTTTGCATCGGCCAACGGCGCTCCGATGGGGAAATGGGATGACGGTACTTCCGGCCCCACCGGGAGCAACCCGCTCTACATTATCTATGAGAACTACGAAACCAATCCCGCCTACCAGAAATTCCGTGACCAATATGCCAAAGTGCCCTGGCTGTACTCACCGTCGCAACGGATCATGTACACCTACGACGACCCGACTTCCGTAACGGAAAAAGTTAACTATGTAAAAGCCAAAGGGCTGGGCGGCGTTATGTTCTGGGAGTTCAGCGGCGATTACCCCGGGCCTGCCGGCACCGGCCGAGTGGGCAGTAACATGACCAGCTTGATTTATAACCTGTTGTCCACAGGTGGCGGCCCGACGCCGACGCCGACCCCGACCCCGAGTCAAGGGCCAACCCCAACCCCGACCCCCACGCCGACACCGGGTTCTTCGCAATATCCGGCTTGGGATCCGAACACGGTTTATGTCCGCGGCGACCGGGTAACGCATAAAGGCAAAGTTTGGGAAGCCCAGTGGTGGACCCAGGGCGAAGAACCGGGCACGACCGGCGAATGGGGCGTCTGGCGTGAGGTTGGAAGCGGCGGCCCGACGCCAACGCCGACCCCAACTCCTGGTCAGGGCCCAACGCCGACCCCAACTCCAACGCCAACACCGACGCCAACGCCAACCCCGGTGAGCGGCGTACAACCGTGGCAGCCGAACGTGTATTATAAAGTCGGCGATCTGGTGTCCTACCAGGGAGCGGTGTACAGTTGCCGTCAACCCCATACTTCCTTGGTTGGTTGGGAGCCGCCGAACGTGCCCGCACTATGGGAGCTGTATGCGGGCGGAGGACCGACGCCGACCCCGACCCCGACACCAACACCGACCCCGACCCCGAGTCAGGGCCCAACACCGACGCCTACACCGACGCCCACCCCACCACAGACGGGTATTCCGGGCAAGATTTTAATCGGCTATTGGCATAACTTTGACAACGGTTCGACCGTAATCAAACTGCGTGACGTTTCCAAGAAATTTGACGTGATTGATGTTGCCTTCGCGGAACCGACTTCGCCCGATTGTTGGATGTCGTTCACACCCTTCAACGCCACGGTGCAGGAATTCAAATCTGATATTGCCTATCTGAAGAGCCTTGGCAAGAAGGTTGTCATCTCCATCGGCGGAGCCAATGCCACAATTGAATTGACGAATTCTACGAGAAAACAGAACTTCATCAACTCAATGATCTCCATCATTGAGACCTACGGTTTTGACGGGCTGGACATCGACCTGGAGGGAAGCTCCCTGTCGTTGAACCCGGGCGATACCGACTTTAGAAATCCAACCACACCCAAGATTTACAACTTGATTGACGCGGTACGCCAAATTGCCAACCACTTTGGTTCGAACTTTGTCCTGACGATGGCCCCGGAAACCGCATATGTCCAAGGCGGATATGGCAATTATGGTGGTCCTTGGGGTGCCTACTTGCCTGTCATCTATGCCTTACGGGACAAGCTGACCTTTATCCATGTCCAACACTATAACAGTGGTTCCATGATTGGTCTTGACGGCCGGTCATATTCGCAAGGGACCGCCGATTTCCACGTGGCCATGACGGAAATGTTGCTCCAAGGATTCCCCGTGGCCGGCAACCCGAATAATGTCTTCCCGGCCTTAAGGCAGGATCAGGTGGCCTTCGGAATCCCGGCTTGTCCGAGTGCGGCCGGCGGCGGGTATACCAACCCCACTGAAGTGAAGAAAGCCTTGGATTACATAATCAAAGGTATTCCGTTTGGTGGCTCCTATCAACTGCGTAATCCGGCCGGATATCCCAACTTCAGAGGTTTAATGACCTGGTCGATCAACTGGGATGCGGCCAGCAATTACGAATTCTCCAACAATTACCGCGCCTATTTCGATTCACTGAAATAA
- a CDS encoding glycosyltransferase family 2 protein: MKDFFLSIIIPVYEEGEALAESIRTIDGVLAPLEIRREFILVDDGSTDQSWQVIKELAQEVPGVCGLRFTRNFGKEAAIFAGLAVMNGDACVVMDADLQHPPALIPEMVRLWREEGYQVVEGVKRTRGQEGLKNKICATLFYRLLKSFSGIDLNNATDFKLLDKRVVSALLQMEERNTFFRGMANWVGYKRASIPFDVPARQVGKSKWSTWGLFKLAVNAITSFSSMPLQIVTMLGVLFLLGSFLLGIQTLYMKIKGVAVSGFTTVILLQLIVGSTLMISFGIIGTYIARIFDEVKARPRYLLAETFNVKDSAND; the protein is encoded by the coding sequence GTGAAAGATTTTTTCCTCTCCATTATTATTCCGGTTTACGAAGAAGGAGAAGCTCTCGCGGAGAGTATCAGGACGATCGACGGTGTCCTTGCCCCGCTGGAGATCCGGCGCGAGTTTATCCTCGTGGATGACGGTTCAACCGACCAGAGCTGGCAGGTGATCAAGGAGCTGGCCCAAGAGGTTCCCGGAGTGTGTGGGCTTCGTTTTACGCGTAATTTCGGGAAGGAAGCGGCGATCTTTGCCGGTTTGGCGGTGATGAACGGGGATGCTTGCGTGGTTATGGATGCCGACCTCCAACACCCGCCCGCCCTGATCCCGGAGATGGTCCGGTTGTGGCGGGAGGAGGGGTATCAGGTCGTGGAAGGGGTCAAGCGGACCCGGGGGCAAGAAGGCCTCAAAAACAAAATATGTGCCACTTTGTTTTACCGGCTGTTAAAGTCCTTTTCCGGCATTGACTTGAACAACGCCACCGACTTTAAGCTGTTGGACAAACGGGTGGTTTCCGCCTTGTTGCAAATGGAGGAACGGAATACTTTCTTTCGGGGGATGGCCAACTGGGTCGGGTATAAGCGGGCGAGTATTCCCTTTGATGTCCCGGCGCGCCAGGTGGGGAAATCCAAGTGGTCGACTTGGGGTTTATTTAAATTGGCCGTGAACGCCATAACCTCCTTTTCGTCCATGCCGTTACAGATCGTTACCATGCTTGGGGTCTTGTTCTTGTTGGGCTCTTTTCTGTTGGGCATCCAAACCTTGTACATGAAGATCAAAGGGGTGGCCGTCAGTGGTTTTACCACTGTGATCCTGCTGCAGTTGATTGTGGGGAGTACATTGATGATCAGCTTTGGGATCATCGGCACTTACATTGCGCGGATTTTCGATGAAGTAAAAGCGCGCCCCAGATATCTCCTGGCCGAAACTTTTAATGTGAAGGATTCCGCAAACGACTGA
- a CDS encoding type II secretion system protein GspD, with the protein MSKKKKGFFRVSLCLILFLLALGVEAAAKWDLDFKNADLHDVLRALAELEKVNMIIDPAVQGRVTIHLKQLTFAECLNILAAEFGFQVEKSNGVYRVYYDPLRSIKIEAGEHGLSVDLKDAPLELVLAELSKATATNIIYPPEVKERVSLTMYQVGLPELLTILADRTGYELEKDGEFYFLKKSPLREGFYLLWENDLLSLDLTNVPLQELARELTAQTPATVVVDRTLQASVSVFFRNLPLEAGLQLLCRTNNLSLSKEGPQLYRIVGNDEDFQVIFNNNLLSVEANNVEVTRILDKIARVAGIDLLYDQEVRGRITVKFVDLPLERGLQLMLESNNFILERKSGYFYVRWNRNPNIKIVHDEETGLFTLDIINSSLNDVLIELARRADQDIIIYSHVNHNINKISIRGVTFTEALDYVLQGTIYTYKYANGVYVVGDGTNLRPETIDLIESRFYTLNYTNAEYVFNNLPVNLPRTNIVVFKEQNGFLVNGSSQLHKYFQEYLAALDRPDNMIRTEVIRLQHIKAEEALKLIPSSIPKQDLMVLTEANAIAATGTNEQIKRVRNYLEKIDLKNPLILFDVMVVQLSKSLGRNYGLTELGAAPGQSEPGTVLSWGGDSLKSLVAETIFPGSTAAQLVKARLEAMVKDGKAQLWANPQITTLNGSRAEFNVSTRYPRTVVVTTAVPAGGEGQETQTQTRLIEVVTGIKISILPWVSADKDITLEIKPTITESVPDTLAGGEGNPIPATSERSTESTVRVKEGDPVVIGGLIQRQESVTRNKIPILGDLPLIGGLFSNTAVNQEESEFVVIITPYILSGEYAEEESKVSTTDIMEEYSAEFQKVIP; encoded by the coding sequence TTGAGCAAGAAGAAAAAGGGGTTTTTCCGGGTCTCCCTATGCTTAATCCTCTTCCTCCTTGCGCTTGGGGTAGAAGCAGCGGCAAAGTGGGATCTGGATTTCAAGAACGCCGATCTTCATGATGTTTTAAGAGCCCTGGCCGAGTTGGAAAAGGTCAACATGATTATTGACCCGGCGGTTCAGGGGCGCGTCACCATTCATCTGAAACAACTGACCTTTGCGGAATGCCTGAATATCCTGGCTGCGGAATTTGGCTTTCAGGTGGAAAAGAGCAACGGGGTTTATCGTGTTTACTACGATCCGTTGCGATCAATCAAGATTGAAGCGGGAGAGCATGGACTGTCCGTTGACCTGAAAGATGCCCCGTTGGAACTTGTTTTGGCGGAATTAAGCAAAGCTACGGCGACCAATATTATTTACCCGCCGGAGGTAAAAGAAAGGGTCAGCCTGACTATGTATCAGGTCGGGCTTCCTGAACTTTTGACCATTCTGGCGGACCGGACCGGGTATGAGCTAGAGAAAGACGGTGAGTTTTATTTCTTGAAGAAGAGCCCGTTGCGGGAAGGCTTTTATCTTCTTTGGGAAAACGACCTGCTTTCCCTGGATCTTACCAATGTTCCCCTCCAGGAGTTGGCGCGTGAGCTGACCGCACAGACCCCGGCGACGGTAGTGGTAGACCGGACGTTGCAGGCGTCGGTGAGTGTTTTCTTCCGGAATTTACCGCTGGAAGCCGGGCTCCAGCTTTTGTGCCGGACCAATAACCTTTCGCTGTCCAAGGAGGGCCCGCAACTTTATCGGATCGTGGGCAATGATGAAGACTTTCAGGTGATCTTTAACAACAACCTGCTGAGCGTCGAGGCGAATAACGTGGAAGTAACCCGGATCCTGGATAAAATCGCCCGGGTGGCCGGGATTGACCTCTTGTACGACCAGGAGGTAAGGGGCCGGATTACCGTTAAATTTGTCGATCTTCCGCTTGAGCGGGGACTGCAATTGATGTTGGAGTCAAACAACTTTATCCTGGAGCGTAAGTCCGGCTATTTCTATGTGCGTTGGAACCGCAATCCAAACATCAAGATTGTTCATGATGAGGAAACAGGCCTTTTTACGCTTGACATTATCAATTCTTCCTTGAATGATGTCCTGATTGAACTGGCGAGGCGGGCGGACCAGGACATCATTATCTACAGCCATGTCAATCATAACATCAACAAGATCTCTATCCGCGGTGTTACCTTCACGGAAGCCCTGGATTATGTTTTACAGGGGACAATCTATACCTACAAGTATGCCAATGGTGTTTATGTGGTTGGTGACGGGACAAACCTTCGCCCGGAAACGATTGATCTGATTGAATCGCGTTTTTATACCTTAAATTACACCAATGCCGAGTATGTCTTCAATAATCTTCCCGTTAATCTTCCCCGCACTAATATCGTGGTTTTCAAAGAACAGAACGGTTTTTTGGTTAACGGCAGTAGCCAGTTACATAAGTACTTTCAAGAATATTTGGCGGCGTTAGACCGGCCGGATAACATGATCCGTACGGAAGTGATCCGGCTTCAACATATCAAAGCGGAGGAAGCCCTTAAGTTGATCCCGTCCAGTATTCCCAAGCAAGACCTGATGGTCTTGACCGAAGCCAATGCGATTGCGGCGACGGGGACGAACGAACAGATTAAACGGGTGCGGAATTACCTCGAAAAGATCGACTTGAAGAACCCGCTCATCCTCTTTGATGTGATGGTGGTTCAGTTAAGTAAAAGTTTAGGACGGAATTATGGCCTCACCGAGCTTGGTGCCGCCCCCGGCCAAAGCGAACCGGGAACGGTTTTATCGTGGGGAGGGGATTCTTTAAAATCACTGGTGGCCGAGACGATCTTTCCTGGCTCCACCGCCGCACAACTGGTTAAAGCCCGGCTTGAAGCAATGGTCAAGGATGGCAAGGCTCAGCTCTGGGCCAACCCGCAGATTACAACCTTAAACGGTTCACGGGCCGAATTCAATGTCTCAACCCGGTATCCCCGGACCGTGGTGGTGACCACGGCCGTTCCGGCCGGCGGCGAAGGGCAGGAGACCCAGACGCAGACCAGGCTGATCGAAGTGGTGACGGGAATTAAAATCTCGATTCTGCCCTGGGTTTCGGCGGATAAAGATATCACCCTGGAGATTAAACCGACGATCACGGAGAGTGTTCCGGATACCCTGGCCGGCGGCGAGGGGAACCCGATCCCGGCGACCAGTGAACGCTCGACCGAATCGACGGTGCGGGTGAAAGAAGGGGACCCGGTGGTGATCGGCGGTTTAATTCAACGGCAAGAGAGTGTAACCCGCAACAAGATTCCGATTTTGGGTGATTTGCCGTTGATTGGCGGGTTGTTTAGTAATACCGCGGTCAACCAGGAAGAGAGCGAATTTGTGGTGATCATTACCCCTTACATCCTTTCGGGCGAATATGCCGAGGAAGAAAGCAAAGTAAGCACGACGGATATAATGGAAGAATACAGTGCGGAGTTTCAGAAGGTAATACCTTAA
- a CDS encoding GtrA family protein — protein MTKLQEWCRQQFVRYFPAETRHQFIRYLITGFSSFGLEYSLFYLFYRGVRMPYLWANTLVMTIVFWFNFLMNRYWTFKSKQKLRKQLPLYGLIFFFNIGVSNLLMYLLAEKMSISPLISKVLAMGFIVMWTFTIYRKVIYKD, from the coding sequence GTGACCAAGCTGCAGGAATGGTGCCGGCAGCAATTTGTCCGGTATTTTCCGGCGGAAACCCGGCACCAGTTCATCAGATACTTAATCACCGGCTTTTCCTCGTTCGGGTTGGAATATTCCTTGTTTTATCTTTTCTACCGCGGCGTACGGATGCCTTATCTGTGGGCGAACACCCTGGTGATGACGATCGTTTTTTGGTTTAATTTCCTAATGAACCGGTACTGGACCTTCAAATCAAAACAAAAACTCCGCAAACAGCTGCCGCTTTACGGTTTGATCTTCTTTTTTAACATCGGTGTCTCCAATCTATTGATGTATTTGTTGGCGGAGAAGATGAGTATCTCTCCTCTGATCTCAAAGGTTCTTGCCATGGGCTTCATTGTGATGTGGACGTTTACCATCTACCGGAAGGTTATCTATAAAGACTAG
- a CDS encoding carbohydrate-binding protein: protein MSVVEMNRFKIRFFAILVVVKIILLFIGPAVYAEATGPPAVPTLSHNQWGGDLDGDYDLTWNLYYGNNATSWKLYEKMGAGDYVAIRSGILTDNTPHPQNGTVEIRGKTIAGTYTYYVELENTYGTSKSNTVSVIVGDQFGDILINGVDTHGLVNQFTINQGVNEFVLSFVGTASPNFKVETNNDYVLNCQVVNNNTLRLEGLNAGRAGLRITEQTTNVTRYVGVRVREQDGSLPGMPAYVSVGSVSEDTAGDLNFWRDFQPGDKNKRMDVRYIYINGGPINGWRKWTTVEGDRARVFIKESQKLGMIPFFVYYNIPDDGESYEIDLNHIQSISYMEAYYQDLKYFLEICRDTAGDDTVGIVFEPDFLGYMMQQSGKQPDQIMAQVSAAYSSGVLDASDPSFPNTVEGLVKSINYIVRKYYPAAFFGWQFNLWAYGGPGVPSNGLLHATETMGMAGGLQFIRDVAQQITDYYLRAGVASYGANFVSIDKYGLDGGALPGAAADPKNSTWFWNADLWNNYLEFVQVMHTRSNLPVILWQIPVGHINSSLAANPYTGGYFPDLDGSDRKYEDSAPVFFLGDTFKPGTSARFNYFRTNEWADPKISDNGVDTITWGSHMQEARDKGVISVLFGAGVNSSTDGVGSPPTDAYWWITKVQRYLMNPVPLSGAPQPTPTPTPVPTPTPTPTPTPTPTPGPTATPTPTPGSGYPLWDPNRIYVKGDRVLHKGKVWEAQWWTQGEEPGTTGQWGVWREVQDGGPTPTPTPTPTPTPTPTPTPTPTPGTSPTPSPTPTPTPGSGVQPWQAGVSYTQGILVSYQGYVYECIQSHTSLVGWEPPNVPALWRRL from the coding sequence GTGAGCGTGGTAGAGATGAACAGGTTTAAAATCCGTTTTTTCGCCATCCTTGTGGTGGTGAAAATAATCCTTCTGTTCATTGGACCGGCGGTTTATGCGGAAGCGACCGGTCCTCCGGCGGTACCCACTCTGTCGCATAACCAATGGGGCGGGGATTTGGATGGCGATTACGATTTGACCTGGAATTTGTATTACGGCAACAATGCCACCAGTTGGAAGCTTTATGAGAAGATGGGGGCCGGCGATTATGTTGCCATCCGTTCCGGAATCCTGACGGATAACACACCGCATCCGCAGAACGGAACGGTGGAGATCAGGGGAAAGACCATTGCCGGGACTTATACATATTACGTTGAACTGGAGAATACTTACGGAACAAGTAAAAGCAACACGGTTTCGGTAATTGTCGGGGACCAATTCGGGGATATTTTGATCAACGGGGTGGACACTCATGGTTTAGTTAACCAGTTTACCATCAACCAAGGAGTTAACGAATTTGTCTTAAGTTTTGTCGGAACCGCGTCCCCCAATTTTAAGGTGGAAACAAACAATGATTATGTGCTCAATTGTCAGGTTGTAAACAACAATACACTGCGGCTCGAGGGTTTAAACGCTGGGCGCGCTGGGCTCAGGATCACGGAACAAACCACCAACGTGACCAGATATGTCGGAGTACGGGTTAGGGAACAGGACGGCAGTCTGCCCGGGATGCCGGCGTATGTATCCGTGGGTTCCGTGAGTGAGGATACGGCGGGCGATCTTAACTTTTGGCGTGACTTCCAGCCCGGGGATAAGAACAAGCGCATGGATGTCCGCTACATCTATATTAACGGCGGGCCGATCAACGGTTGGCGAAAGTGGACAACCGTGGAAGGCGACCGGGCGCGGGTCTTCATTAAGGAGAGCCAGAAGCTGGGGATGATTCCGTTTTTCGTCTATTACAACATCCCGGATGATGGCGAAAGTTACGAAATTGATCTCAATCACATCCAGAGCATTTCCTATATGGAAGCCTACTATCAAGATTTAAAGTACTTCCTTGAGATTTGTCGCGACACGGCCGGCGATGATACCGTCGGGATCGTCTTTGAACCGGATTTTCTCGGTTACATGATGCAACAATCCGGAAAACAACCGGATCAGATCATGGCTCAGGTCTCTGCAGCTTACAGCAGTGGTGTACTGGATGCCAGTGATCCATCCTTTCCGAACACCGTCGAAGGATTGGTTAAATCAATAAACTACATTGTCAGGAAATATTACCCTGCGGCCTTTTTCGGTTGGCAGTTCAATCTATGGGCCTACGGCGGCCCCGGTGTGCCCAGTAATGGGCTTTTGCACGCTACCGAAACCATGGGTATGGCGGGCGGACTTCAATTTATCAGGGATGTAGCACAGCAGATTACCGACTATTATCTACGTGCGGGAGTCGCTTCTTACGGTGCCAACTTTGTTTCCATCGACAAGTATGGTTTGGACGGCGGGGCCCTTCCGGGTGCGGCGGCCGATCCAAAGAATTCAACCTGGTTTTGGAATGCCGATCTTTGGAACAACTATTTGGAGTTTGTCCAGGTCATGCATACCAGAAGCAACCTGCCGGTTATTCTTTGGCAAATTCCTGTCGGCCATATCAACAGCAGTCTTGCCGCCAACCCGTATACGGGTGGCTATTTCCCGGATTTGGATGGTTCCGACCGCAAATATGAGGATTCGGCACCCGTCTTTTTCCTGGGCGATACCTTCAAGCCTGGGACAAGCGCACGCTTTAACTACTTCCGCACCAATGAATGGGCGGACCCGAAGATAAGCGACAACGGGGTGGATACGATCACCTGGGGTTCGCATATGCAGGAGGCGCGGGATAAAGGCGTGATCTCCGTCTTGTTCGGGGCGGGAGTAAACAGCAGTACCGATGGGGTGGGTTCACCACCGACCGATGCCTACTGGTGGATCACGAAGGTCCAAAGGTATCTCATGAACCCGGTCCCCTTATCGGGTGCGCCGCAACCGACGCCGACGCCGACCCCGGTGCCCACCCCGACCCCGACACCAACGCCGACCCCCACACCGACCCCGGGACCAACAGCAACCCCGACGCCAACGCCGGGCTCGGGATACCCGTTGTGGGATCCCAACCGGATCTATGTGAAAGGTGACCGGGTGCTCCATAAGGGTAAGGTCTGGGAGGCGCAATGGTGGACGCAAGGAGAAGAACCAGGAACAACCGGCCAGTGGGGTGTTTGGCGCGAGGTGCAAGATGGAGGACCGACCCCGACTCCGACCCCAACGCCAACACCGACACCAACCCCAACGCCGACCCCGACGCCAACACCGGGCACTTCACCAACCCCGAGTCCGACGCCAACGCCTACTCCGGGTAGCGGTGTGCAACCGTGGCAAGCGGGGGTCAGTTACACCCAAGGTATACTGGTGAGCTATCAAGGCTACGTTTATGAATGTATCCAGTCCCATACGTCGCTGGTCGGGTGGGAGCCGCCCAATGTACCTGCTTTATGGCGGCGGTTGTAG